A region from the Solibacillus sp. FSL H8-0523 genome encodes:
- a CDS encoding catalase: protein MTNERLTTATGAPVVSNDDVQTAGRRGPVLLQDVFLIEKLANFNREVIPERRMHAKGSGAFGTFTVTRDITQYSKAAIFSEIGKKTEMFARFSTVAGERGAADAERDIRGFALKFYTEEGNWDMVGNNTPVFFFRDPLHFPDLNHVVKRDPKTNMHNGNSNWDFWTSLPEALHQVTIVMSDRGIPNGYRKMHGFGSHTYSMINAANERVYVKFHFRSQQGIENLTGAEAGEIIGKDRESSQRDLFESIEKGDFPKWKMYIQVMTEEQARNSKDDPFDLTKVWYKSEYPLIEVGEFELNRNPENYFADVEQAAFAPSNVVPGISFSPDRMLQARLFAYQDATRYRLGVNHHQIPVNTPKCPFMVYHRDGQGRADGNRGSAITYYPNSYGALQGNPQFKDPALALDGPADIYDYREDDNNYFEQPGKLFRLQTPEQQQRLFETTASEMNGVEEFIKRRHILHCYLADPAYGEGVAKAMGLTLDGMDLSNPYVDLVNK from the coding sequence ATGACAAATGAACGTTTAACAACTGCTACTGGTGCTCCAGTAGTATCAAACGACGATGTACAAACAGCTGGCCGTCGTGGTCCAGTTCTATTACAAGATGTATTTTTAATTGAGAAATTAGCAAACTTCAATCGTGAAGTAATTCCTGAGCGTCGTATGCACGCAAAAGGTTCAGGTGCATTCGGTACATTTACAGTAACGCGTGACATCACTCAATATTCAAAAGCAGCGATTTTCTCTGAAATCGGCAAAAAGACAGAAATGTTCGCACGTTTCTCTACAGTTGCTGGTGAACGTGGGGCTGCAGATGCTGAGCGTGATATCCGTGGATTCGCACTTAAATTCTACACAGAAGAAGGCAACTGGGATATGGTTGGTAACAACACGCCTGTATTCTTCTTCCGTGACCCATTACACTTCCCAGACTTAAACCACGTTGTTAAGCGTGATCCAAAAACGAATATGCACAACGGCAATTCAAACTGGGATTTCTGGACTTCATTACCTGAAGCCCTACACCAAGTAACAATCGTTATGTCTGACCGTGGTATTCCAAACGGCTACCGCAAAATGCACGGCTTCGGTTCACACACATACTCAATGATTAATGCTGCAAACGAACGCGTTTATGTGAAATTCCACTTCCGTTCTCAGCAAGGAATTGAAAACTTAACAGGTGCAGAAGCTGGTGAAATTATCGGTAAAGACCGCGAATCTTCTCAACGTGACTTATTCGAGTCAATCGAAAAAGGCGATTTCCCGAAATGGAAAATGTACATCCAAGTGATGACAGAAGAGCAAGCACGTAACTCAAAAGATGATCCTTTCGATTTAACAAAAGTTTGGTATAAATCTGAATATCCACTAATCGAAGTGGGTGAATTCGAATTAAACCGTAACCCAGAAAACTATTTTGCTGATGTTGAGCAAGCGGCATTCGCACCTTCTAACGTTGTACCTGGTATTTCATTCTCACCAGACCGCATGTTACAAGCGCGCTTATTCGCTTATCAAGATGCAACGCGTTACCGTTTAGGCGTTAACCATCACCAAATTCCAGTAAATACACCAAAATGCCCATTCATGGTATACCACCGCGATGGACAAGGTCGTGCCGATGGAAACCGTGGTTCAGCAATTACGTACTATCCAAATAGCTACGGTGCATTACAAGGTAATCCGCAATTCAAAGATCCAGCATTAGCGCTTGATGGCCCTGCTGACATCTATGATTATCGTGAAGATGACAACAACTACTTCGAGCAACCAGGTAAGTTATTCCGTCTTCAAACGCCAGAGCAACAACAACGTTTATTTGAAACAACGGCTTCTGAAATGAATGGCGTTGAAGAATTCATCAAGCGTCGCCACATCTTACACTGCTACTTAGCGGATCCAGCTTATGGTGAAGGTGTCGCAAAAGCGATGGGCTTAACTTTAGACGGTATGGACCTTTCTAACCCATACGTTGATTTAGTAAATAAATAA
- a CDS encoding SLC13 family permease yields the protein MQLTFTFIILALTIVLFTTNRLRADLVAVMALLSLVILNILTPAEALAGFSNSVVIMIAGLFVVGAGILRTGLAGMAGNLLLKWSGDSELRLFILLLIIVAVVGAFMSNTGTVALMLPIVVSIAISIKVSPSKFLMPLSYIASMSGLMTLIASPTNLIASQTLVDHGFEKLGFFTITPIGIIATITVILYLVAVRNTLLPNEENRSQSSAGYKLSPQKIAKEYDLQDKLFRIVVSETSTIMDQKLADLKLPATYHIYIMKIKRGAAQEGINLRPMTYQELAGPTSVIYAGDELYVQGLAQDVERFAQDFTLTVQPFEDNVEELISKKIGVAEVLLTPQSSLIGETVSKIGFREKYNLNILGINRKGNYLLKNMAEQKLRFGDAILVQGTWDEIELLSRETHDVVVVGQPREQAGAAAANGKAPLAGAIMLLMIGLMVFEVFDAVIAVLIGAVLMIITGCLRNMDDAYGKMNFESIVLVAAMLPMATALEKTGGMTILADGIINVLGDFGPYGVLMGIYLLTVIFGQFVSNTATAVLFSPIAITAAIAMDTNPYTFMIGVATAASMAFATPIASPTNSLVLTAGGYKFMDFVKVGVPLQVIMFIVMMIVVPLLFPF from the coding sequence ATGCAATTAACGTTTACATTTATTATTTTGGCGCTGACAATCGTGTTATTTACAACGAATCGTCTACGCGCAGATTTAGTTGCCGTGATGGCTCTGTTATCGCTCGTTATTTTAAATATTTTAACGCCTGCTGAAGCGCTTGCAGGTTTCTCGAATTCTGTTGTTATTATGATTGCTGGGCTATTCGTCGTTGGCGCGGGAATCTTACGTACAGGCCTTGCAGGGATGGCCGGTAATCTTCTATTAAAGTGGTCAGGTGATAGTGAACTGCGATTATTTATTTTATTATTAATTATCGTTGCTGTTGTCGGTGCCTTTATGAGTAATACTGGAACCGTGGCGCTCATGCTACCAATCGTTGTATCGATTGCGATCAGCATTAAAGTAAGCCCGTCGAAATTTTTAATGCCATTATCTTATATTGCGAGTATGTCGGGACTTATGACATTAATCGCCTCACCGACGAACTTAATCGCGTCACAAACGCTAGTGGATCATGGCTTTGAAAAACTTGGCTTTTTCACGATTACACCAATCGGGATTATCGCGACGATTACGGTGATTCTTTATTTAGTCGCAGTGCGCAATACATTACTGCCAAATGAGGAAAATCGATCACAGTCGAGCGCGGGCTATAAATTGTCGCCGCAAAAGATTGCCAAGGAATACGATTTACAGGACAAGTTATTCCGTATTGTTGTAAGTGAAACGTCCACAATTATGGACCAAAAGCTAGCCGATTTAAAATTACCAGCAACGTACCATATCTACATTATGAAAATTAAACGCGGCGCAGCACAAGAAGGCATTAACTTGCGCCCAATGACGTATCAGGAGCTTGCCGGTCCAACAAGTGTCATTTATGCCGGTGATGAGCTGTACGTACAGGGGTTAGCGCAAGATGTAGAGCGCTTCGCACAAGATTTCACCTTAACTGTGCAGCCGTTTGAGGATAATGTTGAAGAGTTAATTTCGAAAAAAATTGGCGTAGCCGAAGTGTTACTAACGCCGCAATCAAGCTTGATTGGGGAAACGGTAAGTAAAATTGGCTTCCGCGAAAAGTACAATCTGAATATTTTAGGGATTAACCGTAAAGGGAATTACCTGTTAAAAAATATGGCGGAGCAAAAGCTGCGTTTCGGGGATGCGATTCTTGTCCAAGGTACGTGGGATGAAATCGAGCTATTATCACGCGAAACGCATGATGTGGTAGTCGTTGGTCAGCCGCGCGAACAAGCCGGCGCTGCTGCTGCAAATGGAAAAGCGCCACTTGCTGGTGCGATTATGCTACTGATGATTGGTCTCATGGTATTTGAAGTGTTTGATGCGGTCATTGCCGTATTAATCGGCGCGGTATTAATGATTATTACCGGTTGCCTGCGTAATATGGACGATGCCTACGGCAAAATGAACTTTGAAAGTATTGTGCTTGTAGCGGCGATGCTTCCGATGGCAACCGCACTTGAAAAAACAGGTGGAATGACCATTTTAGCTGACGGAATTATTAACGTGCTCGGTGATTTTGGTCCGTACGGTGTCTTAATGGGGATTTACCTATTAACCGTTATCTTTGGGCAATTTGTTAGTAATACGGCTACTGCGGTACTGTTCTCACCGATTGCGATTACCGCAGCGATTGCGATGGATACGAATCCGTACACATTTATGATTGGGGTTGCCACAGCAGCAAGTATGGCCTTTGCAACACCGATTGCGTCACCAACCAACTCACTTGTATTAACAGCAGGTGGTTATAAGTTTATGGATTTCGTAAAAGTCGGTGTGCCATTACAAGTTATTATGTTTATTGTCATGATGATTGTCGTGCCGCTCTTATTCCCATTTTAA
- a CDS encoding helix-turn-helix domain-containing protein, with amino-acid sequence MRIFIIERDTEEIDGVMWYLKTYIAADLDIKTATSCGDLHTQLEQFQPQLLLIEMELITLEVEKLLKQQSVPIIALTAEPIFQQAMKAIRIQAIELFVKPVPLEQLKSIILALPSERVALPHQFPLIPVETTLYSDLYLNRQELFSLHTRAFFLIECAQFKHNLTLYEWLIHVPIFINLTVLPLQNRIICLADCDDLAQLSKQLRLLLQEWAQFNDDELNIALYDGDETTLFVMYQACKKVLTQRFYKGYSHLFKSSQSLQLTRLDPILTPEQQQLWITSLENGDLKTIKAFLYQLTNAPPFYHYEDVRIHLTSVLAQIRRFMLKYHLQQQAKTEEQYRALFHQILEHPILYAIVQEFILFTQTLIDCVKKMQQVMVADYTELAISSIEAHYKNPKLTLQSVARNLNINANYLSTVFSKKRGIPFKKYLQQYRVQQAATLLLETDYSVAMIAETVGFVDSNYFIKVFRDYFHITPYRYRAQTKKPS; translated from the coding sequence ATGAGAATTTTCATTATTGAGCGTGATACTGAAGAAATAGATGGGGTGATGTGGTATTTAAAAACATACATCGCCGCAGATCTTGACATAAAAACGGCAACCAGTTGTGGGGATTTACATACACAATTAGAGCAATTTCAGCCGCAGCTGTTATTAATCGAGATGGAATTGATTACTTTAGAGGTGGAGAAATTACTAAAGCAGCAAAGCGTTCCGATTATCGCCCTAACCGCAGAACCGATTTTTCAACAAGCAATGAAAGCGATTCGTATTCAAGCAATTGAATTATTTGTTAAACCAGTGCCACTCGAGCAACTAAAATCAATTATTTTAGCATTACCATCAGAAAGGGTTGCTTTACCGCATCAGTTCCCTTTGATTCCTGTAGAAACCACACTATATTCAGATTTGTATTTAAATCGGCAGGAATTGTTTTCGTTACACACAAGGGCGTTCTTCTTAATTGAATGTGCACAGTTCAAGCATAATTTAACACTTTATGAATGGCTGATTCACGTACCGATTTTCATAAATTTAACCGTACTCCCATTACAAAATCGCATTATTTGTCTTGCCGATTGTGATGACCTAGCTCAGCTTTCTAAACAGCTACGTTTACTCCTGCAAGAATGGGCGCAATTTAATGATGATGAACTGAACATCGCTTTATACGATGGAGATGAAACGACTTTATTTGTAATGTATCAAGCGTGTAAAAAGGTATTAACACAGCGCTTTTATAAAGGTTACTCGCATTTATTTAAAAGCTCCCAATCGTTACAGCTTACACGCTTAGATCCGATTTTAACGCCTGAACAACAGCAGCTTTGGATTACTAGTTTAGAAAATGGGGATTTAAAAACAATTAAAGCCTTTTTGTATCAATTAACGAATGCTCCGCCCTTTTACCATTATGAGGATGTGCGTATTCACTTAACGAGCGTTCTTGCACAAATTCGACGCTTTATGCTGAAATACCATTTGCAGCAGCAAGCTAAAACGGAGGAACAGTACCGCGCACTCTTTCATCAAATTTTGGAGCACCCGATTTTATATGCGATTGTGCAGGAATTTATTTTATTTACACAAACACTGATTGATTGCGTGAAAAAAATGCAGCAAGTAATGGTGGCCGACTATACGGAGCTAGCAATTTCTTCGATTGAGGCACACTATAAAAATCCAAAGTTAACATTACAAAGTGTTGCACGAAATTTAAATATTAACGCCAATTATTTAAGTACGGTCTTCTCGAAAAAACGGGGCATTCCATTTAAAAAATATCTACAGCAGTACCGTGTACAACAAGCCGCAACCTTATTATTAGAAACCGATTATTCTGTTGCAATGATTGCCGAAACAGTCGGCTTTGTTGATAGCAATTACTTCATTAAAGTATTCCGGGATTATTTCCACATCACGCCGTATCGTTATCGCGCGCAAACGAAAAAGCCTAGCTAA
- a CDS encoding YjiH family protein translates to MTKVQENYEGRKTVNFELGIFVKMVICSLIGIVSFFISFEWNGKTSILIDHIVTAFTLYVPTFVNVYVMLLLVLGAAYPFVTKKWKTSKVNIVLSGFKIVGLVVGVMLIFNVGPAWLFDPNIGPFLLEKLIKPVGLIIPIGAVFLALLVCYGLLEFIGVLMQPIMKPIFRTPGRSAVDAVASFVGSYSVGLILTNRVYKEGKYTAREAAIIATGFSTVSATFMVVVAKTLDLMEHWNLFFWVTLIVTFLVTAITARIYPLNKIKDEYAEGSKPQPEKIVKKDRLKTAWTEAVEGAKSNPSLAKNLILHLKEGFIMAMGVIPSILSIGLLGLVLATYTPLFDWIAYIFAPFTYLLQLPEPMLTAKAVSLSIAEMFLPAMLVTEAALITKFIVAVVSISAILFFSAVIPVILSTDIPLSIRQMIIIWFERVVLTLIIVTPIAFILF, encoded by the coding sequence ATGACAAAAGTTCAGGAGAATTATGAAGGGCGCAAAACAGTGAATTTTGAGCTGGGTATTTTCGTGAAAATGGTCATTTGTAGCTTAATCGGGATTGTTAGTTTCTTTATTTCATTCGAATGGAACGGTAAAACTTCTATTTTAATTGACCATATCGTAACTGCTTTCACGTTGTATGTACCAACATTCGTGAACGTTTATGTAATGCTACTTTTAGTATTAGGGGCTGCATATCCGTTTGTCACAAAGAAATGGAAAACATCAAAGGTCAATATTGTCCTGTCAGGCTTTAAAATTGTTGGATTAGTTGTAGGGGTTATGCTAATTTTCAATGTTGGTCCGGCGTGGTTATTTGATCCGAATATCGGGCCATTTCTATTAGAAAAGCTTATAAAACCAGTGGGCTTAATTATTCCAATTGGTGCTGTTTTTTTAGCACTGCTTGTATGCTACGGCTTACTTGAATTTATTGGCGTACTTATGCAGCCAATTATGAAACCAATATTTAGAACACCAGGGCGCTCAGCCGTTGATGCGGTGGCGTCATTTGTCGGAAGTTATTCAGTAGGTTTGATTTTAACAAATCGAGTTTATAAAGAAGGAAAATACACAGCGCGTGAAGCAGCGATTATCGCAACAGGGTTCTCAACGGTATCAGCGACATTTATGGTTGTTGTCGCAAAAACGTTAGATTTAATGGAGCATTGGAATTTGTTTTTCTGGGTAACGCTTATTGTAACGTTCCTTGTAACAGCAATTACAGCGCGTATTTATCCACTGAATAAAATTAAAGACGAATACGCAGAAGGCTCGAAGCCACAGCCTGAAAAAATCGTGAAAAAAGATCGTTTAAAAACTGCATGGACAGAAGCGGTAGAAGGGGCAAAATCTAATCCTTCATTAGCTAAAAATTTAATCCTCCATTTAAAAGAAGGTTTTATCATGGCGATGGGTGTCATTCCTTCGATTTTATCGATTGGGTTATTAGGCCTTGTGTTAGCAACGTACACACCGTTATTTGACTGGATTGCATATATATTTGCACCATTTACGTACTTACTGCAATTACCAGAGCCAATGTTAACAGCTAAAGCGGTGTCATTATCGATTGCAGAAATGTTTTTACCAGCCATGCTTGTAACAGAGGCTGCATTAATTACGAAATTTATTGTCGCTGTTGTTTCAATTTCAGCAATTCTATTCTTCTCAGCGGTTATCCCAGTTATTTTATCAACGGATATTCCATTATCAATTCGTCAAATGATCATCATTTGGTTTGAACGTGTTGTATTAACACTAATTATAGTTACACCAATTGCATTTATATTATTTTAA
- the hutU gene encoding urocanate hydratase has translation MFKTNIRAPRGNELSCKGWTQEAAMRMLMNNLDPEVAENPDELVVYGGIGKAARDWESYEKLIETLKVLEDDETMLVQSGKPVAVFKTHENAPRVLIANSNLVPGWANWDHFYELEERNLMMYGQMTAGSWIYIGAQGILQGTYLSFVEAGKKKFGSADLRGRWILTGGMGGMSGAQPLAGKMAGAVILVVEVDRARIERKMKEGYCDYLVETVDEAMELVDKLTAEKTPASIGLVGNCADVNRELLNRGITPDFVTDQTSAHDPINGYVPNCMTLDEALALRKSDVKTYERRAKETMAEHVITMLEFQAAGAETFDYGNNIRAYAKEMGVENAFDFPGFVPAYIRPLFCEGKGPFRWAALSGDPEDIYKTDQLAKEMFAHDEALVNWIDMAQKMVKWQGLPARICWLGYGDRHRFALKVNEMVANGELKAPIVFGRDHLDSGSVASPNRETEGMMDGSDAVSDWPLLNALVNTAGGASWVSIHHGGGVGMGYSQHAGQVLVADGTQLASDKINRVLVSDPGMGVVRHADAGYEIAIRTAKEKGITMPMLKG, from the coding sequence ATGTTTAAAACAAATATCCGCGCACCACGAGGGAACGAATTATCGTGTAAAGGTTGGACGCAAGAAGCGGCAATGCGTATGTTAATGAACAACTTAGACCCGGAAGTAGCGGAAAATCCAGATGAGTTAGTTGTTTACGGCGGGATCGGGAAAGCGGCGCGTGATTGGGAAAGCTATGAAAAACTAATCGAAACATTAAAAGTGCTAGAAGATGATGAAACCATGCTTGTGCAATCAGGCAAGCCAGTTGCAGTATTTAAAACGCATGAAAATGCACCGCGCGTACTCATCGCCAACTCAAACTTAGTACCGGGCTGGGCAAACTGGGATCACTTCTATGAACTAGAAGAGCGCAACTTAATGATGTACGGGCAAATGACGGCGGGTTCTTGGATTTACATCGGCGCACAAGGGATTCTACAAGGGACTTATTTAAGCTTTGTTGAAGCAGGGAAAAAGAAATTCGGCTCAGCTGACCTACGCGGACGCTGGATCTTAACTGGTGGTATGGGCGGCATGAGTGGCGCACAGCCATTAGCAGGGAAAATGGCGGGTGCGGTAATTTTAGTAGTCGAAGTTGACCGAGCACGCATCGAGCGCAAAATGAAAGAAGGGTACTGCGATTACCTTGTCGAAACCGTAGATGAAGCAATGGAGCTCGTAGACAAATTAACTGCAGAAAAAACACCGGCTTCAATCGGCTTAGTTGGAAACTGTGCAGATGTAAATCGTGAGCTATTAAACCGTGGCATTACGCCAGATTTCGTAACCGATCAAACGTCAGCACATGACCCAATTAACGGCTATGTACCAAACTGCATGACATTAGATGAAGCGTTAGCATTACGTAAATCAGACGTAAAAACCTATGAGCGCCGCGCGAAAGAAACGATGGCAGAGCACGTAATTACGATGCTAGAATTCCAAGCAGCAGGGGCAGAAACATTCGATTACGGCAACAATATCCGTGCGTACGCAAAAGAAATGGGTGTTGAAAATGCTTTCGATTTCCCGGGCTTCGTACCGGCGTATATCCGTCCATTATTCTGCGAAGGAAAAGGACCATTCCGCTGGGCAGCACTGTCAGGTGACCCGGAGGATATTTATAAAACCGATCAATTAGCAAAAGAAATGTTCGCTCACGATGAGGCGCTTGTGAACTGGATTGATATGGCGCAAAAGATGGTGAAATGGCAAGGCTTACCGGCGCGTATTTGCTGGTTAGGTTATGGTGATCGCCACCGCTTTGCGTTAAAAGTAAATGAAATGGTCGCAAATGGGGAGTTAAAAGCGCCAATCGTTTTCGGTCGTGACCACTTAGATTCAGGTTCGGTAGCGTCACCAAACCGTGAAACAGAAGGCATGATGGACGGTTCAGATGCCGTATCAGATTGGCCATTACTAAATGCCTTAGTCAATACAGCAGGTGGTGCAAGCTGGGTAAGTATTCATCACGGTGGTGGTGTTGGGATGGGATATTCGCAGCACGCAGGTCAAGTACTTGTAGCAGATGGTACACAGCTTGCTTCAGATAAAATCAACCGCGTCTTAGTATCTGACCCGGGAATGGGTGTTGTACGTCATGCGGATGCCGGCTATGAGATTGCAATTCGCACGGCAAAGGAAAAAGGAATCACTATGCCAATGCTAAAAGGATGA
- the hutI gene encoding imidazolonepropionase, with protein MAILIHNANEVLTLQSTVQGPRRREQMSELGLLENVSILIEENRIMMVAPLEEIKEQFPSLVDNAEVIDALGKIVMPGFVDCHTHLVHGGTREHELNMRLAGKSYMDIMNAGGGIHYTTTKTREASFDELYDKTYEHLNDFLRHGITTVEAKSGYGMNWETELKQLEVANKLQQNHAVDVVSTFMGAHAVPKEYKGNEDAFVKLLIEDMIPKVAKLGLAEFNDVFCEKGVFTPAQSRLILAAGKAYGLTPKIHADEIEPYEGAELAAEMGAISAEHLLVASDEGIEAMAKAGTIAVLLPGTAFFLRAPYARGRLMVDRGVPVAISTDFNPGSSPTISLPFIQNLACMNMGMTMEEVLCATTINAAHAINRGDVVGTLEQGKQADLLILDVPNYKQLQYFYGMNHTDTVIKAGRVVVKGGNLL; from the coding sequence ATGGCGATTTTAATTCATAACGCAAATGAAGTATTAACTTTACAAAGTACTGTACAAGGGCCGCGTCGCCGAGAGCAGATGAGCGAGCTCGGGTTACTAGAAAACGTCAGTATTTTAATTGAGGAAAACCGCATTATGATGGTTGCCCCGCTTGAGGAAATCAAAGAGCAGTTTCCAAGTTTAGTAGACAACGCGGAAGTGATTGATGCGCTCGGCAAAATTGTGATGCCAGGTTTTGTGGATTGCCATACGCATTTAGTGCATGGGGGTACACGCGAGCATGAGCTGAACATGCGCCTTGCCGGAAAAAGCTATATGGACATTATGAATGCAGGTGGCGGGATTCATTACACAACAACAAAAACGCGTGAAGCGAGCTTTGATGAACTGTACGACAAAACGTATGAACATTTAAATGACTTCTTACGCCACGGCATTACAACGGTAGAAGCAAAATCTGGCTACGGCATGAACTGGGAAACGGAATTAAAGCAGCTTGAAGTTGCAAATAAACTACAGCAAAATCACGCCGTTGATGTTGTGTCGACCTTTATGGGCGCGCATGCCGTACCAAAAGAATATAAGGGCAACGAGGATGCTTTCGTTAAACTGTTGATTGAAGATATGATTCCCAAGGTGGCAAAGCTTGGTTTAGCGGAATTTAACGATGTGTTTTGTGAAAAGGGCGTCTTCACCCCAGCGCAATCGCGTTTAATTTTAGCGGCTGGGAAGGCATATGGGCTAACACCAAAAATTCATGCCGATGAAATCGAACCATATGAGGGCGCAGAGCTTGCAGCAGAAATGGGCGCAATTTCAGCTGAGCATTTACTTGTTGCATCAGACGAGGGCATTGAAGCGATGGCAAAGGCCGGTACAATTGCGGTGCTACTACCGGGGACAGCCTTCTTCCTACGTGCCCCGTATGCGAGAGGCCGTTTAATGGTTGACCGTGGTGTACCGGTGGCGATTTCTACAGACTTTAATCCGGGCTCTTCCCCAACAATCAGCCTACCATTCATTCAAAACTTAGCTTGTATGAATATGGGGATGACAATGGAAGAAGTGCTATGTGCCACAACGATTAACGCCGCACATGCGATTAACCGCGGGGATGTTGTCGGGACACTTGAGCAAGGCAAGCAAGCAGATCTTTTAATTTTAGATGTACCAAACTATAAGCAGCTGCAATATTTTTACGGCATGAATCATACTGATACGGTCATTAAAGCTGGTCGGGTCGTTGTGAAAGGTGGCAACTTGCTGTGA
- a CDS encoding agmatinase family protein, translating into MSELFVAPSTSWNRSVHEDMKVKDWIKPSYGELGADAEVVLTGIPLSRSSISASAASEYPDFFRKAWHWFTTYSIDENIDFREMRVVDVGDVKMHGTNILQCHENIEQAMTEVLTGSPNSFYVQIGGDHSITAPIIRAFKNHTNKRIGIVQFDTHLDLRATDLDGPTNGTPIRQLLDAGIVRGEDVYNIGLHGFYNAPSLIRAADDYGLNRITLKAFRQKGAETHMQEVMAELAEKVDIVYVTVDMDVLDIAYAPGVPASTPGGMRTDELFDLLFEVGKYELVRGMDFVCLDPHRDTREQQTVKAGVYAFLQVMLSRYMHVK; encoded by the coding sequence GTGAGCGAGCTTTTTGTTGCACCAAGTACTAGTTGGAATCGTAGTGTGCATGAGGATATGAAAGTAAAGGACTGGATTAAGCCAAGCTACGGCGAGCTAGGAGCCGATGCAGAGGTTGTATTAACCGGCATTCCATTATCGCGCTCGTCGATTAGTGCTTCGGCTGCTTCGGAGTACCCAGATTTTTTCCGCAAAGCATGGCACTGGTTTACGACATATTCAATCGATGAAAATATTGATTTTCGCGAGATGCGAGTTGTCGATGTCGGCGATGTGAAAATGCATGGCACGAATATTTTACAGTGTCATGAAAACATTGAACAGGCGATGACCGAAGTGCTAACAGGTAGTCCAAACAGCTTTTACGTGCAAATTGGCGGCGATCATTCGATTACGGCACCAATCATTCGCGCGTTTAAAAACCATACAAACAAGCGCATTGGCATCGTACAATTTGATACGCATTTAGACTTGCGCGCCACCGATTTAGATGGGCCGACAAACGGTACGCCGATTCGTCAGCTCCTAGATGCAGGTATTGTGCGCGGTGAGGATGTGTATAATATTGGACTTCACGGCTTTTACAATGCTCCGAGCTTAATTCGCGCGGCCGATGATTACGGCTTGAACCGCATTACATTAAAGGCATTTCGTCAAAAAGGTGCGGAAACACATATGCAAGAAGTGATGGCGGAGCTTGCTGAAAAGGTTGATATCGTTTATGTAACAGTCGATATGGATGTGCTTGATATTGCCTATGCACCAGGGGTTCCGGCATCCACACCGGGTGGCATGCGTACCGATGAGCTGTTTGATTTATTATTTGAAGTGGGGAAATACGAGCTTGTGCGCGGCATGGATTTTGTATGCTTAGACCCACATCGTGATACGCGTGAGCAACAAACGGTAAAGGCCGGCGTTTACGCGTTTTTACAGGTGATGCTGTCACGCTATATGCATGTGAAATAA